The Verrucomicrobiia bacterium genome includes a window with the following:
- a CDS encoding ABC transporter ATP-binding protein → MEFLKLQNVSKGYGQGDDRVEVLRDINLTVDQGEFVAIVGFSGAGKTTLISLIAGLIKPDAGRLTLNGVEITEPGPDRGIVFQNYSLLPWLSVFENIFLAVAQCFPKWSAEEKIRHTEKHVAMVNLAAARDKKPGELSGGMRQRVSVARALAMNPQILLLDEPLSALDALTRATLQDEISSIWQQEKKTVVLITNDPDEGIYLADRIIPLSAGPTAKLGPSITIDLARPRDRVALNHEPRFKEIRREVTEFMLNSKSRQRTTVTRNLVLPDIEPENISLRGPAQSANHQPMRRSEIKPEKVEVDS, encoded by the coding sequence ATGGAATTTCTAAAGCTACAAAATGTCAGCAAAGGTTATGGCCAGGGTGATGACCGCGTGGAAGTGTTGCGCGACATCAACCTCACGGTGGACCAGGGCGAGTTTGTCGCGATCGTCGGCTTTTCCGGCGCGGGCAAAACGACGCTCATTTCGCTCATCGCCGGTTTGATTAAACCTGATGCCGGCCGACTCACGCTCAATGGCGTGGAAATCACCGAACCGGGACCGGACCGTGGGATCGTCTTCCAGAATTATTCGCTCCTGCCGTGGCTTTCGGTATTTGAGAATATTTTCCTGGCGGTGGCGCAATGTTTTCCAAAATGGAGCGCGGAGGAAAAAATCCGGCACACGGAAAAACATGTCGCGATGGTGAACCTCGCCGCCGCGCGTGACAAAAAACCCGGCGAACTCTCCGGCGGCATGCGCCAGCGCGTCAGCGTGGCGCGCGCGCTGGCAATGAACCCGCAAATTCTTTTGCTCGATGAACCGCTTTCTGCGCTCGATGCCCTCACCCGCGCCACCTTGCAGGATGAAATTTCCAGCATCTGGCAGCAGGAAAAAAAGACAGTGGTGTTGATCACCAACGATCCGGACGAGGGCATCTATTTGGCCGACCGCATCATCCCGTTGAGCGCCGGGCCAACCGCGAAACTTGGGCCTTCCATCACCATTGATCTCGCGCGTCCGCGCGACCGCGTAGCCTTGAATCACGAGCCTCGTTTCAAGGAGATTCGCCGCGAAGTGACCGAGTTCATGCTCAACTCGAAAAGCCGCCAGCGCACGACCGTCACGCGCAATCTCGTGCTGCCAGACATCGAACCGGAAAACATCAGCCTGCGCGGCCCCGCACAATCCGCCAATCATCAGCCGATGCGCCGCTCGGAAATCAAACCCGAAAAAGTTGAGGTGGACTCGTGA